In Candidatus Methylomirabilota bacterium, a single window of DNA contains:
- a CDS encoding glutamine--fructose-6-phosphate aminotransferase — MCGIVGYIGPRQAATVLLPALRRLEYRGYDSAGIATVNGETLDVRKAVGKIVRLEALLEKDPPQGSVGVAHTRWATHGRPSDANAHPHVDCGSRLAIVHNGIIENYRELRKILAREGHRFRSETDTEVIAHLIERHRANGLPEAVLQAVRELRGAYALVCVAGDAPDMLVAVRRGSSPLIIGLGDGEVFLASDIPAILGETREVLVLEDGEQALLTS; from the coding sequence ATGTGTGGCATCGTTGGCTATATCGGACCGCGACAGGCCGCAACCGTCCTCTTGCCTGCCCTCCGACGTCTCGAATATCGGGGATACGATTCTGCGGGCATTGCGACCGTCAATGGGGAAACCCTTGACGTGCGCAAAGCCGTGGGGAAGATCGTCAGGCTCGAAGCCTTGCTCGAAAAAGATCCTCCCCAGGGGTCTGTGGGTGTTGCCCACACGCGCTGGGCGACCCACGGGCGTCCCTCGGACGCTAATGCGCACCCCCACGTCGACTGTGGGTCCCGCCTGGCCATCGTTCACAACGGGATCATCGAAAACTATCGAGAGCTCCGCAAGATCCTCGCTCGAGAAGGTCATCGATTCCGCTCTGAAACGGATACAGAGGTCATCGCGCACCTGATCGAGCGGCACCGGGCGAACGGGCTGCCCGAGGCGGTACTCCAAGCTGTCCGGGAGCTCAGGGGCGCGTATGCCCTCGTCTGCGTCGCGGGCGATGCCCCCGACATGCTCGTGGCTGTTCGCCGCGGCAGTTCTCCGCTCATCATCGGTTTGGGGGATGGGGAAGTCTTCCTCGCCTCGGACATCCCGGCAATTCTTGGCGAGACGCGCGAAGTCCTTGTGCTGGAAGATGGAGAGCAAGCGCTCTTGACCTCCG